The Gemmatimonadales bacterium nucleotide sequence CGCCCGAGATGCAGACGTTGCGCTCGGTGTAGAGCGACGCGCGCCCCTGCCGGTAAAGCCGGTTGTAGAGATCGGCCACGGCACGCCGGAGCTCGGGAATCCCCGCCACCGGCGCGTACTCCTGGTCATCCGGAGCGATCGCGACCTGCTCCACGCGGGGCGGCGCGCCGGGGAGCGGCCCCGTCTCCGGCTGTCCCTGTCCCAGGTTGCACCAGTCGGGATGCCCGTAGCGGTACCCGTGGCGCGCCGCTTCGGCCATCACGTAGATGACGCCGGTGAACGGCACCGCGCGGAAGCCGGGAATCCGGTGGCTCGTCGGGCTTCGTGGGGTCGGGGAGGTCATGCGGCAAACATAACGCGCCGCGGAGGGTGTCGGGGGTCACACGCGCAAACGCCGTCGAAATGAATATTCGAAGTGGCGGACGGGTTGCGGGCGATGGGAGGGCGGCATGACGGTGCAGGGCGAGGCGGCCGAAGCGATCCCCGGCAGCGAGCAACGTTGGACGTTCGATGGGCGGGCCGCCGTCTGGGGCGGCATCGTGGGCGGCGTCGTCTACGTCGTGCTCCAGATCATTCTCACCGCCGCGGCCATGGGCGGCGGAGCCGCGAGTCCGCTGCGCCGGATGGCGGGCATCATCTCGGGTCGCGGCGTGTTCACGGGCCCGGTCCCGGTGGGCGCGGGCGTCATCATCACCGGATTCATCGTCCACTTCGTGCTCGCCATCATTTACGGGCTCATCCTCGGCCTCATCATCGCGCGGATGCGCCGCGGGTGGGCACTCCTCGCGGGGCTCATCTTCGGGCTCGCGCTCTACTTCATCAACTTCTATTTCTTCACGGCCGTGTTCCCCTGGTTTGCCAACGCCCGCACCTGGGTGACGGTCGTGAGCCATCTCGCCTACGGTCTCGTGGCGGCGTGGGTGTACGTGGCGCTCAGGCGTCCGTCGTTCGCGCGAATGCGGTATCCCACGCTCAACCTCCGGCGGGCCATCTGGGACGGCACCGAGCGGCGGCACACCATCGGCGTCTGGGAAGGGCCTGAGCGGCGGCGGACGTAGAGGCGAACGGTCGCCGGGCCGCGGCTATATTGCCCGCGGTCCGCCGCACCGTTCCCCACCATCCGAGGAGCCGCCGCTCGTGCCGCCCATTCTCCCCGTCCGACACCAGCGCGACCTCCCCCTCGACCGCATCATCCGCCGCGAGCCGCCGGGCGCCGAGGCGATCGAGATGGACGTGCTCGTCGTGGGCGCGGGGCCCGCCGGCCTCGCCTGCGCCATCGAGCTCGCGCGCCGCCGGCCGGAGGCGCAGATCGGCGTGCTGGAGAAGGCGGGGAGTCTGGGCGAGCACAGCCTGTCGGGTGCAGTGGTGAACCCGCGCGCACTCCGCGAGCTCTTTCCGGACGTCGACGTGAGCGAGCTGCCGTTCCGCCAGCCGGTGAGCGGCGAGGCTGTGTACGTCCTCACGAAAACCCGCGCGCAGCGGATCCCCACGCCGCCCACGATGCACAACGCCGGCTTCTACACCGCGTCGATCTGCGAGATCGTCCGTTGGCTCGGCGAGCGCGCGGAAAGCGCGGGCGTGAATCTGTTCCCGGGCTTTCCGGTCGAATCGTTCCTGGTCGAGGGCGACAGGGTCCGGGGCGTGCGCACCGCGCCCTCGGGCCTCACGCGCGACGGCGAGCCCGGTCCCAATTACCAGGAGCCCACCGACCTCACCGCCAAGGTCACCGTCATCGCCGAAGGCACCCGCGGCATGCTGGCGCAGGCATGGCGCTCGTGGCAGAAGGTGGGCTCGTCCAATCCGCAGATCTTTGCCCTCGGCGTGAAGGAGGTGTGGGAGGTTCGGCGCCCGCTCGACCAGATCGTCCACACCCTGGGCTGGCCGCTCCCGCGCGACGCCTTCGGCGGGAGCTTCATGTATCCGCTCGGGCCCACGCAGGTGGCGCTCGGCCTCGTTGTCGGCCTCGACTATCACAATGCGCGGCTCGACGTGTTCGAGCTGATGCAGCGGATGAAGCTGCACCCGCTGTTTCGCCGGCAGCTCGAGGGCGGCCAGATGCTCGAGTGGGGCGCGAAGACGATTCCCGAGGGCGGCTACTTCGCGCTGCCCGAGCGCAACCACGGCGACGGCATCCTGCTGATCGGCGACGCCGCGGGCCTGGTGGACGTGCCCTCGCTCAAGGGGATTCACTACGCGATGCAATCCGGGATCTTCGCCGCACGCGCGGCGGCCGGGGCGCTCGAGCGCGGCGCGCACGACGCGGCGGCGCTCGCGGGCTACGACGCGGCGCTCCGCGGGAGCTACGTGGTCTCCGACCTGCACCGCACGCGCAACATGCGACTCGCGTTCAAGGACGGCTTCTTCGTGGGCGGCGCCAAGGCGGTGCTGATGACGGCGACGGGCGGCCGCTTTCCGGGCGCGCCCATCGCCATGGCCGCCGACGCGAGCACGCCGCGCGCCGTGGAGCCGGTCGAGCCCTTCACGCCCGACGGCGCGCTGACGTTCAGCAAGGTGGATGCGGTCTTCAAGTCGGGCAACGCGACGCGCGATACGATCCCGAGTCATCTGCTCGTGGGTCCCGATGTGACGCCCGCGGTGGCCGAGTTCTACTCGCATGTCTGTCCGGCGGCGGTGTACGAGCGCGTTGGCGACGAGCTCCGGGTCAACGCGCCGAACTGCGTCGATTGCAAGGCGACCGACGTGCTGGGGCCGAGGTGGACGCCGCGGGAGGGGGGGAGCGGGCCGAAGTATCGGATGATGTGAGGGCGCTTGGCTGGCACCGCATTTGCGCCTGGACCGCTTGTGTCCCCATCGGAAAACTGACAATCTGCCGGCGCGCCTCCGCGCCGCGCCGGAGGTCCCTGCTCGATGCCATCCGCTCCCCGCGCCGAGTCGCCCGGCTCCAAGCTGCTGACCTGTCTGGGCTTGGTCGGCGTCGTGGCGCTGCTGTTGCCGCGCTCGCTCCACGCCTACGTTGATCCATCGGTCGGCAGCATCGTGTTCCAGGTCGCCGCGGCCGGCTTCCTGGCGGGGCTCCTCACCGCCAAGCGGTGGTGGAGGCGCGCCACATCCCTAGTGCACGGACTCGTCGCGCGCATCGCGGGCCGGTAACTTGGAGCGGCTCGCGGCCTCCTTTCGCGACCCGAGCGGTTTCGTCTTCGAGCACGACGGGATCCTCTACCGATACATCGCTCGGGATTACGCCGAGCACTACACCCAGCTCATGTCGGGCGGCCTCTACGACGACCTCGTCGCCGCCCAACTTCTCGTCCCGCACGCCGAGGTCGCGACGCCCCACCCGGCGGCGGCCGGCGCCTTTCGCATCATCGCCCCCACGCGCGTCGATTTCGTGTCGTATCCCTACGAGTGGTGCTTTGGCCAGCTTCGTGCGGCCGCGCTCTGCACGCTCGCCGTTGCGCGCCGGGCGCTCGCGCGCGGCATGCTGCTCAAGGACGCGTCCGCCTTCAATGTGCAGTTCGACGGCGCGCACCCGGTCTTCATCGACACCCTCTCGTTCGAGCGCTACGTCGAGGGCACGCCGTGGCCGGCATACCGCCAGTTCTGCGAGCACTTTCTCGCGCCGCTGCTGCTCATGGCGCACGTCGCGCCCGATCTGAGTCGGCTGCTTCGGGTCTATCCCGACGGGCTGCCGCTTGGGCTGGCGAGCCGTCTGCTCGGCTGGCGCGCGCCGCTCTCGGTGAGCGCCTGGGTGCACCTGCGGCTGCACTCGCGCAGCATCGCCCGCGGTGAGGCAGCGCAAGAACCGCCGTCCAAACCAGCTGCCGTCTCCCGCCGCGGGCTCGAATCGCTGCTCGAGCACCTGGAAGAGGCCGTGTCGGGCTGCCGCTGGCAGCCCGCCGGAACGGTGTGGGCCGACTACGACCGCACCCACAGTTACAGCACCGCCGCGTTCGAGGCCAAGCGTGAAATCGTGGACCGGTGCGTGCGCGCCGCCGGCGCGCGCCGCATCTGGGACCTCGGCGCGAACACGGGGACGTTCAGCCGGATTGCGGCCGATGCCGGCGCGAAGGTGCTCTCGCTCGACGCCGACGCCGCGGCGGTCGAGCTCAATTTCAGGAGAGTGGCGGAGCGCACCGACCGGAACGTGCTCCCGCTCCTCGTGGACCTCACCAACCCGACGCCGCCGCTCGGCTGGGCGCTCCGCGAACGCGCCAGCCTGCCGGAGCGCGGGCCGGCCGGCATGGCGCTCGCACTGGCGCTGGTTCACCATCTGGCCATCGGGCACAATCTCTCGTTCGCGCAGATCGCCGGATTTTTCCGCCGACTGGCCCCGGCTGTGCTGGTCGAGTTCGTGCCGAAGGATGACCCGATGGTGCAACGGCTGCTCGCCGCGCGCCGCGACATCTTTCCGGACTACACCGAGGCCGCCTTCGTCGCGGCGCTCGAGCGCGAGTTTCCGGCAGTAGAGCGGCAGGCACTGCCGGAATCGGAGCGGGTGCTGTTCTTCGCGCGGGCGGGTGCGCGTAAAGGTGCCGGCGCATGAGGCGATTCAACATCGTCCCATATCCGTTCCTGTTCGCGCTCTACTCCGTCCTTGCAATCGCTTCCGCGAACGCCACGGAGCTCATCCCGCTCCACGACCTGCTGCGGCCGCTGCTGCTCGCGACGGCAATCGCCGACGCGGCATATCTGGTCGCGCTCTCGGCCGGTCCCGATCCGCACCGCCGGGCCGCGGGCGCGGGCTTCGCCGTGCTCGTCTGCGTCACGTTCTGGTTCTGGGGTGACTTGTTCGCGTGGCGGCAGGAGGTGGCCGGCGAAGTTGCGGCGGTGGTCTGCGCAGCGCTCTTGATCATCGTGCTCAACCTGTTCCTGCGCCGCAGCCGCCGCACCTTCGCAGGCGTGTCCAGATACCTGAATCTGTTTGGCGGAATACTGCTCTTCTGGTCGGGGGGCACGTTGGCGTGGCGCCACCTGCACCACGTATCGGTCGCGGTGGCGCAGCCGCTGCCGGTCCGGAGCGCGCCAGTCCGTGGGGTGGATCCGGATTCGTCGCAGCGCGAGCTGCCACACGTCGTGGTCGTGATTCTCGACAAGTACACCGGCGCGAAGAGCCTGCGCGCGAACTTCGGGTTCGACGATACGCCGTTCGAGGACGGACTCAGGCGCCGCGGTTTCTTCGTGCCGGGCAATGCGCACGCCAACTACGTACAGACGTTCCTCGCCTTGTCCGCGATGCTCAACTGGGACTACCTCGACGCACAGACGAAGGCGCTGGGCCCGGATTCTCATTGCTGGGAATGTTTCTACCCGGTGCTCGAGGACAATCGCACCTGGCACGCCCTCAAGGACCGGGGATACGAGTTCGTATTCCTCCCGACCGGACTGCCCGCGACCGCAAGTAACCGCTACGCCGATCTCGAGCTGCCGAGCTCGCGGGCGATCACACACGAATTCGAGGCGGCATGGGTCCGCACCACGATCCTGCTTCCGCTGATGGAGGCCGCCTGCGCCAGCATCCGCTGCTCGGACGCCGCGCTGCCGTACGCGCCGGAGTCCGCGGCATCGCTGGATTGGAAGTTCGAGCAGATCCCGCTACTTCTGAGGCAGCAGCGGCCGGTCTACGTCTTCGCGCACTTCACCGTGCCGCACGAGCCATACGTGTACGACGCCGAATGCCGCCACCGCCGGCCGTCCTGGCCCGAGCGTGACGACGGTCCCGACTCGCTCCAGATCAAGGCGGACTACGTGGACCAGATCCGCTGCGTGAATCGCAAGGTCGATCGCCTGGTGGACGCGATGGCGGCGAACAGCTCTCGGCCGCTCGTCGTCATGCTGCAGGCGGACCACGGGCATGGCCGGATGGGCCGTGACCAACCATCGCTCTCCAATGCGCCCCCCGACCGAGTCGCCGAGCGCCTCGACATCTTCGCCGCCTACCGGTTTCCCGGTGCGCCGGCCGGGCTGGTCTACGATTCGATCTCGCCCATCAACGCGATGCGCGCGCTCATGCGCTTCTACTTCCAGCTCGATTTGCCGCCGCTGGAAGACGCCAGCTATTGGTCATCGGCCGATCTCCCCTACAAGTTCGCCCGCGTCCGGTAGCCCTTCCGCGGGCACCCCCCTATACTCCTTGCTCCCCTTCGGGGCGCCTCCATGCCCGAGTCGTTCGACCGCTTGAAATCCGCGCTCGCCGATCGCTACGCGCTCCTCCGCGAGATCGGGAGCGGGGGCATGGCCACCGTGTACCTCGCCGAGGACCAGCGGCACCACCGCAACGTGGCCGTGAAGGTGCTCCGCCCCGAGCTTGCCGCCACCCTCGGCCCCGAACGCTTCTCCCGCGAAATCGAGATTGCCGCCGGCCTGCAGCATCCGCACGTGCTGCCGCTGCTCGACTCCGGCCAGGCCGACGGCTTCCTCTATTACGTCATGCCCTACGTCGAGGGCGAGTCGCTCCGCGATCGTCTTGCGCGTCAGGGCGAGCTGCCGATCGCCGACGCCGCGCGCATCCTGGCCGAAGTGGCCGACGCGCTCGCCTACGCGCACGGACGCGGCGTCGTGCACCGCGACATCAAGCCGGACAACGTGCTGCTCTCCGGCCGTCACGCGCTGGTCACCGATTTCGGCGTGGCCAAGGCCGTGAGCGAGGCGACGGGCCGCCAGCAGCTCACGACGGCAGGTGTGGCGCTCGGCACGC carries:
- a CDS encoding class I SAM-dependent methyltransferase, translated to MERLAASFRDPSGFVFEHDGILYRYIARDYAEHYTQLMSGGLYDDLVAAQLLVPHAEVATPHPAAAGAFRIIAPTRVDFVSYPYEWCFGQLRAAALCTLAVARRALARGMLLKDASAFNVQFDGAHPVFIDTLSFERYVEGTPWPAYRQFCEHFLAPLLLMAHVAPDLSRLLRVYPDGLPLGLASRLLGWRAPLSVSAWVHLRLHSRSIARGEAAQEPPSKPAAVSRRGLESLLEHLEEAVSGCRWQPAGTVWADYDRTHSYSTAAFEAKREIVDRCVRAAGARRIWDLGANTGTFSRIAADAGAKVLSLDADAAAVELNFRRVAERTDRNVLPLLVDLTNPTPPLGWALRERASLPERGPAGMALALALVHHLAIGHNLSFAQIAGFFRRLAPAVLVEFVPKDDPMVQRLLAARRDIFPDYTEAAFVAALEREFPAVERQALPESERVLFFARAGARKGAGA
- a CDS encoding sulfatase-like hydrolase/transferase, with the protein product MRRFNIVPYPFLFALYSVLAIASANATELIPLHDLLRPLLLATAIADAAYLVALSAGPDPHRRAAGAGFAVLVCVTFWFWGDLFAWRQEVAGEVAAVVCAALLIIVLNLFLRRSRRTFAGVSRYLNLFGGILLFWSGGTLAWRHLHHVSVAVAQPLPVRSAPVRGVDPDSSQRELPHVVVVILDKYTGAKSLRANFGFDDTPFEDGLRRRGFFVPGNAHANYVQTFLALSAMLNWDYLDAQTKALGPDSHCWECFYPVLEDNRTWHALKDRGYEFVFLPTGLPATASNRYADLELPSSRAITHEFEAAWVRTTILLPLMEAACASIRCSDAALPYAPESAASLDWKFEQIPLLLRQQRPVYVFAHFTVPHEPYVYDAECRHRRPSWPERDDGPDSLQIKADYVDQIRCVNRKVDRLVDAMAANSSRPLVVMLQADHGHGRMGRDQPSLSNAPPDRVAERLDIFAAYRFPGAPAGLVYDSISPINAMRALMRFYFQLDLPPLEDASYWSSADLPYKFARVR
- a CDS encoding electron-transfer flavoprotein:ubiquinone oxidoreductase, which produces MPPILPVRHQRDLPLDRIIRREPPGAEAIEMDVLVVGAGPAGLACAIELARRRPEAQIGVLEKAGSLGEHSLSGAVVNPRALRELFPDVDVSELPFRQPVSGEAVYVLTKTRAQRIPTPPTMHNAGFYTASICEIVRWLGERAESAGVNLFPGFPVESFLVEGDRVRGVRTAPSGLTRDGEPGPNYQEPTDLTAKVTVIAEGTRGMLAQAWRSWQKVGSSNPQIFALGVKEVWEVRRPLDQIVHTLGWPLPRDAFGGSFMYPLGPTQVALGLVVGLDYHNARLDVFELMQRMKLHPLFRRQLEGGQMLEWGAKTIPEGGYFALPERNHGDGILLIGDAAGLVDVPSLKGIHYAMQSGIFAARAAAGALERGAHDAAALAGYDAALRGSYVVSDLHRTRNMRLAFKDGFFVGGAKAVLMTATGGRFPGAPIAMAADASTPRAVEPVEPFTPDGALTFSKVDAVFKSGNATRDTIPSHLLVGPDVTPAVAEFYSHVCPAAVYERVGDELRVNAPNCVDCKATDVLGPRWTPREGGSGPKYRMM